From Longimicrobiaceae bacterium, a single genomic window includes:
- a CDS encoding TetR/AcrR family transcriptional regulator — protein sequence MTDERSAYDEKLESILRTAAGIFAEKGYHQASIRDIARATKVSLSGLYYYFKSKEELLFLIQDHAFGTLVANLERLLEGVEEPHRRIRLLIENHLRYFVANMAEMKVLSHEAESLTGEYRSRVNAKKRRLTEIAVSILGELRPGGGVDTRTAAFAMFGMMNWIYNWYRPERDAPVEKLAEEMSRIFLEGFLPDGAQVPDAARETAPGEQNPSIWRTAPAEG from the coding sequence ATGACCGACGAGCGAAGCGCGTACGACGAGAAGCTGGAGAGCATCCTGCGCACGGCGGCCGGCATCTTCGCGGAGAAGGGCTACCACCAGGCCAGCATCCGCGACATCGCCCGTGCCACCAAGGTCAGCCTCTCGGGGCTGTACTACTACTTCAAGAGCAAGGAAGAGCTGCTCTTCCTCATCCAGGACCACGCGTTCGGCACGCTGGTGGCCAACCTGGAGCGCCTGCTGGAGGGCGTGGAGGAGCCGCACCGCCGCATCCGGCTGCTGATCGAGAACCACCTGCGGTACTTCGTGGCCAACATGGCCGAGATGAAGGTGCTCTCGCACGAGGCCGAGTCGCTCACCGGCGAGTACCGCAGCCGCGTGAACGCCAAGAAGCGGCGCCTCACCGAGATCGCGGTGAGCATCCTGGGCGAGCTGCGGCCCGGCGGCGGCGTGGACACGCGCACTGCCGCGTTCGCCATGTTCGGGATGATGAACTGGATCTACAACTGGTACCGGCCCGAGCGCGACGCGCCGGTGGAGAAGCTGGCCGAGGAGATGAGCCGCATCTTCCTGGAAGGCTTCCTCCCCGACGGCGCCCAAGTGCCCGACGCGGCGAGAGAGACCGCGCCGGGCGAGCAGAACCCATCGATCTGGCGCACCGCGCCCGCCGAAGGCTGA